Proteins from a single region of Argopecten irradians isolate NY chromosome 7, Ai_NY, whole genome shotgun sequence:
- the LOC138326950 gene encoding micronuclear linker histone polyprotein-like, which yields MASKQSSMPDLRNVSYEGDLKNGHLFESRPMTFIPENDKDDKDSKDASSPLVKPKIKKKHGWTKRKGKEKTSSQTESGKLKDSMTQKFKRIFKRKSKNSYVVPVPQEQTSLSSNSNDLHVPQEQTSLSSNSNDLHVPQGQTSLSPNSNNLNIPQGQTSLTTFSPGLTVPEETSLNQHIDDIPVHLRQRRSSSKQNSKTREILVQRSSDTSKSDEDVKEKSDFKKTASLFEIHCNCEYSRQLKKKIQELESEKLSMMNTIEDQHKTNSDLLRSLSNAMGENVNITVVDCQDLQIGNRVYDREKLRGSPCDVLNGICKSNEDIKEMVAEMLKRTKTS from the exons atggCTTCCAAACAATCCTCAATGCCAGACCTGAGAAATGTTAGTTACGAAGGGGATTTAAAAAATGGACATTTATTCGAATCAAGACCAATGACATTTATCCCAGAGAACGATAAAGATGACAAAGATTCCAAAGATGCATCCAGTCCTCTGGTGAAACCAAAGATAAAGAAAAAGCATGGTTGGACAAAACgtaaaggaaaagaaaaaacCTCCTCACAAACTGAGAGCGGGAAATTAAAGGATTCTATGACACAGAAATTTAAAAGGATTTTCAAACGAAAAAGCAAGAATTCCTATGTTGTACCAGTACCACAAGAGCAGACGTCTTTGAGTTCAAATTCTAACGACCTTCATGTACCACAAGAGCAGACGTCTTTGAGTTCAAATTCTAACGACCTTCATGTACCACAAGGGCAGACATCTTTGAGTCCAAACTCCAACAACCTTAACATACCACAAGGGCAGACGTCCCTGACTACGTTTTCCCCTGGTCTAACGGTACCGGAGGAGACATCGTTGAATCAACATATCGATGATATACCAGTTCATCTACGACAACGAAGGTCCTCGTCAAAACAAAACAGCAAAACGAGGGAGATATTAGTTCAGCGATCATCCGACACTTCCAAGAGTgatgaagatgtaaaagaaaaatcggattttaagaaAACGGCATCCCTTTTTGAAATTCACTGCAACTGTGAATACTCCAGGCAacttaaaaagaaaatacaagAACTTGAAAGTGAAAAGTTATCGATGATGAATACTATTGAAGACCAGCACAAAACAAATTCAGATCTTTTGAGGTCATTATCTAACGCGATGGGAGAAAATGTGAATATAACTGTAGTTGACTGCCAGGATTTACAGATAGGGAACAGAGTATATGACAGAGAAAAGCTTCGTGGGTCTCCGTGTGATGTCCTGAATGGCATATGCAAAAGCAATGAGGATATAAAG GAAATGGTGGCTGAAATGTTGAAAAGAACGAAAACCTCTTAA